CTTTCTTCATGCCGGCCGGTTCTTACGGCCTGTACGTTCCGCAGACTGAAGCAACCGAAGCCTGGTCATCGGAAAACGTCGAGGTGACGACCGCCAGTACCACCCGCCAGGACATCCTCCTCGCCAGGCGCTGACGTCGCGGCCGGGCGCCTGATCTCGCGGGAAATGAAGCCTTGACGGTACCCGGACCGGCCTGCACATTGATTTCCTGTTTTTTCAGCAATGAATCCGGCCCGAATACGAACGATTCCGATGCCGCGGCCCGGTGCGATTGCCACCGCGTGGGAAGGGGCGTTTAATGGCATTTTACATGTACCTGTCCATCACCGGCGAGGGTAAAATCGCCCTTTACGAAATGGACCCGGACAGCGGCGGACTGACCTTCAGGGAAGATGTCGCCGCGGGTGCCGGCGTGATGCCCCTGGTTGCGGATGGCGGCCTTGAACGACTATACGCCGGACTGCGCGGCGAGCCGTCGGTACAGACCTACAGCCTGGATCGCGGAACGGGCTGCATCACGCTGCTGGGCACCACGCCTTTCGACTGGGACACGACATACATGTCCCTGGACAACACCGGCCGATTCCTGCTTTCGGCTTCCAACGGGCACGCCGTGGCGGGCGTCCATGCCATCGGTGACGACGGCATTGTCCAGAAGGCGCCGGTAGCCCGGCAAAAGACGGCGCGAGGCGCCCACTACATCCAGACCGACCGGTCGAACCGATTCGCCTTCGTGCCTCACGTGTCCGAATCGAACACGATCTGCCAGTTCAAGTTCGACGAGCATACCGGCAGGCTGATACCGAACGATCCGCCCCGGGTGGAGCAGCCCCCGGATACTGAGCCGCGGCATTATTGCCACCATCCCACGCTGGATGTGC
The genomic region above belongs to Gemmatimonadota bacterium and contains:
- a CDS encoding lactonase family protein, yielding MAFYMYLSITGEGKIALYEMDPDSGGLTFREDVAAGAGVMPLVADGGLERLYAGLRGEPSVQTYSLDRGTGCITLLGTTPFDWDTTYMSLDNTGRFLLSASNGHAVAGVHAIGDDGIVQKAPVARQKTARGAHYIQTDRSNRFAFVPHVSESNTICQFKFDEHTGRLIPNDPPRVEQPPDTEPRHYCHHPTLDVLYVDNEKACSVTAYRFDPDRGTLEAMQTVSTLPADFTGENTCAQFHIHPTGRFVYVSNRGHDSIAGFAIEPDSGLLRAIGQTPTEKTPRAFNLDPQGRFLYAAGQADGRLASYRIDQVTGALAPLDVYDVGPSPAWVMVLDMDA